From the bacterium genome, the window GCTGCAGGCCGCGGGCGTCGGGTGCGCCGTCAACTACCGCGCCGTCCACACGCTGACCTACTTTCGCGAGACGTACGGATATGCGCCCGGCGACTTCCCGGCGGCCAACGACATCGGCGAGCGCACGATCTCCCTGCCGCTCTACCCGGCGCTGACCGAGGAGCAGATTGAGCGCGTCTGCGCCGCGCTGCGGGAGGCGATCGCCGCCCGATGAAGGAGATACTGCGGCGGGCGTACGCGAGCGTGCCGACGCCGCGCTACACGCGCCTTCGCAACCACAGGCTCTTCGAGTGGATGAACGCGAACGCCGCCGGCGCGCGCGTGCTGAATCTCGGCTCCGGCGCGGGGAACTTCGACGGGCTGCTCTCGCCCGCCGTCCGCGCCGTCAACCTGGACGTGAACCGCGCTGCGCCCGGCCTGCACGTCGTCGGCGACGCCGAGGCGCTCCCCTTCGGCGACGGCGCGTTCGACGTCGTCTACAGCATCGCGGTGCTCGAGCACGTGCGCCGCCCCTGGGTCGCGGCCGCCGAGATCGAGCGGGTGCTGCGTCCCGGCGGGCACGTCGTCCTCGAACTGCCGTTCCTGAACACCATCCACGACGAGCACGACTACTTCCGCTTCACGGACCGGGGGATCCGC encodes:
- a CDS encoding methyltransferase domain-containing protein, with translation MKEILRRAYASVPTPRYTRLRNHRLFEWMNANAAGARVLNLGSGAGNFDGLLSPAVRAVNLDVNRAAPGLHVVGDAEALPFGDGAFDVVYSIAVLEHVRRPWVAAAEIERVLRPGGHVVLELPFLNTIHDEHDYFRFTDRGIRSLFPAERFEAVLEQVSSGGGSFLSVFLAAYGRQFVPTRWGKALWDLTAARASALLRFADALIDASPELRLTANSFSFIGRKR